AGCTTAGGCTTTAGTGGGCCGGTGGGCCTTCAGCCGGCTAAGCGTTTCCTGCGAGATGCCCAGGTAATCGGCCACTATTTTGTTGGGCAAACGCCTGATGATATCCGGACGGGTATCCATCAGCACCTGGTATCGGGCTTTTGAATCCATGGTGATCAGGCTCTCTATCCGTTGGATAGACGCGATATAATCCTGCTCAAGCCCTATGCGGTACATGGTTTCCCAGCCGGGAACCTCTTTTAGCAGGAGATCCCTGTCGTGCCGGCTTAGCACCAGCAATTCTGATGCCTCCAGGCTTTGAATTGCAGCCAGGGACGGCGTGCCGTTGATAAAACTTGGGAAAGCGGTGCCCATATTGTTTTCAAATATCAAAAACCTGGTAGACTCATTCCCGCTGTCGTCAACCAGGAAAACCCGGAGACAGCCTTTGATCACAAAGTAAATATTTTTAGCTACACTGCCTTTTGGTACCAATATTTCGTTCCGCTTAGCATGTTTCAGCTTAAAGCAACGGTCAATCAATGCCTCGTGCCCGGCAGAAAGATCAATCTTACCAGAAAAGTATTGTTTTAAAACCGGGTGCATGTAGCTAACATAATAAATATTTAAGCGTAATCCCTTATCACCTTAAAACAATATTCCACATTGCTACAACAAACCTTTGTAAATACCACAGTTTTCGTCATCAAAGCAAACAAAAACTACCTCTTTAATACCGTCGTTCTCTGCCAGAAAATCCTGTACTGTTTTTATGGCGATGGTTGCCGCTTTCTTTTTAGGGAAATGGTAAATACCCGTACTGATATTAGGGAAAGCAATGGTTTCCACGTGGTTTTCAGCAGCCAGTTTAAGGCTGTTTAAATAGGCGGAAGCCAGTAATCCATCCTCGCCTTTGCCGCCATTATTATAAACCGGTCCAACCGTGTGGATCACGTATTTAGCCGGAAGATTACCACCTGTAGTAATTACCGCCTCGCCGGTTTTGCAGCCGCCCTGTCGGTTACGAATCTGGATGCACTCTTCCAGTATGGCTTTGCCGCCCGCCCTGTGGATGGCGCCGTCAACTCCCCCGCCGCCCAGTAACGATGTGTTGGCAGCATTTACAATGGCATCGGCCTTAATTTTGGTAATATCGCCCTGTACCAGTTTTATTCGTTGGTTACTCATGGTAAAATAGTTTAGTCCTCAGCCGCCTCCTCGCCTTTGCTACCCAATTCAACAATATCACCTTGTTGAAACAGGATGGCCTTTAAAGTGGTGCGCCAAACGGGCTTTTTACGCAGCAAAAATTCCAAATCCATACCAAAATGTTTAAACTCCTCATGCTGGGCATTTTGCATAATGGCTTTGGCGTCGTTATCTGTTTCTACAGCTATCCGTTGCTCGTA
The genomic region above belongs to Mucilaginibacter sp. KACC 22773 and contains:
- a CDS encoding Crp/Fnr family transcriptional regulator, with amino-acid sequence MHPVLKQYFSGKIDLSAGHEALIDRCFKLKHAKRNEILVPKGSVAKNIYFVIKGCLRVFLVDDSGNESTRFLIFENNMGTAFPSFINGTPSLAAIQSLEASELLVLSRHDRDLLLKEVPGWETMYRIGLEQDYIASIQRIESLITMDSKARYQVLMDTRPDIIRRLPNKIVADYLGISQETLSRLKAHRPTKA
- a CDS encoding O-acetyl-ADP-ribose deacetylase — protein: MSNQRIKLVQGDITKIKADAIVNAANTSLLGGGGVDGAIHRAGGKAILEECIQIRNRQGGCKTGEAVITTGGNLPAKYVIHTVGPVYNNGGKGEDGLLASAYLNSLKLAAENHVETIAFPNISTGIYHFPKKKAATIAIKTVQDFLAENDGIKEVVFVCFDDENCGIYKGLL
- a CDS encoding ferritin family protein: MSFDQYHEPVNELSAETRTFARMIVSLTEEAEAINWYEQRIAVETDNDAKAIMQNAQHEEFKHFGMDLEFLLRKKPVWRTTLKAILFQQGDIVELGSKGEEAAED